gtagaacatgagagacacagtagaaaatgagagacacagtagaacatgagagacacagtagaacatgtgagacacagtagaacatgagagacacagtagaacatgagagacacagtagaacatgtgagacacagtagaacatgagagacacagtagaacatgcgagacaacgtagaacatgcgagacacagtagaacatgagagacacagtagaacatgtgagacacagtagaacatgagagacacagtagaacatgcgagacacagtagaacgTGCGAGACACAGTggaacatgcgagacacagtggaacatgcgagacacagtggaacatgcgagacacagtagaacatgcgagacacagcagaacatgcgagacacagcagaacatgcgagacacagcagaacatgcgagacacagcagaacatgcgagacacagtagaacatgcgagacacagtagaacatgtaGTCTTGGCTGGAGAAAAGCTTACAACTGCAAATCAAACACATGatgagaaccagcagtgcagggaatagcaaAGGACAAAGAGGTactgatttcaatagcaattgctTTTGCCGTTAAGTTTAATATCATTGAAATGTTAAAGTTCATataaattggaaagttgcttagcattaaaTATTAATTCATTATACAACAATGAAAtgcattaatatttcattttttttaaggttGCACTATTGGACACATGACCAGCTAAATATGCATTCATTATTCTTTGACTCAGTGCTAAGTTACTATGATACTAAGATATTTTCGGCTCAGCTTAAGAGCTAACCTTGCCTAAGATGCCACTGCCTCACTGGCAGGCTGGCCAATGAACTCTAACACATCCTGTTGATCTTTTATTGTGTTAAAACCACTTTACAAGCCTAAAGAGGGCATGGATATAAACAGTCCTGGAATGTAATATGATGACCCTGGGGGTATGGTCAGGTCAAACTGAGCTATAACTTATAAATCTAAATACTGTGCTGAATAGGATAATtgtggcagccattcaaagtgGAGAAAAGGTACAGATTATATAAAAGATAACAGAATATAATgaggctttatctgttatctgctatgtaccctgtgccttttctcctttgaatggctacagcagcattgtatatataaactatagtagcctttctgaggcaaacacaccagttgcaccaggcAATAGTGCGTTATACTGTAATtacgtttatacactttcatattttatcattactgtgcctttaaagggacagtataaccctaaaaacacctttgctaaaaatgaacatAATAAATAGATATTACCATTATAAAGTGCTGATTTCAAAGTTGTTTCACTAACTGCACACATTACTAATTTGCCAGAATTCCCGATATACCTGAGCCCGTGTCTCTATTTCAGGCCTCCCAAGATGGGCCCAAGGTGCCCCCCAGACACAACATCAGTACCTCCACTAACAATTAAAAATGAATCAGATTTGGGTTTAACGTGCCCCATATTAATACGGAGGACATTACAGTTCTCCAATAATTAGTGTATCTCTCAGTGTATCGGTTCCACATTTTGACTCCAAAGACGTGTGCAcaacatgcatttttaaaaataaaacaaaggatGAAAATCAACCCTATCAGCTGCCGGCAACCCTTGCGATGCTAGAGAGGAGCAGACACAGCAAATCTCCCTAGCAACCAAGAGCATgtttaaatgatggggggggagGAGGAATGGCACCTCTTTATTTAGAATTCAGTGATAATTAAAGTTCTACTTTTCTAAGCTAAGAGTTGACTTTAAcagcacatttttattttcacagcTTCAAAAACATGTACAGAATGCAAAGTGCAGATACAGACAATCTTAAGGGATAGAGTAAATGGCTGTTAGCCACTACTTTACTTTATCCGTAATTTAGCTATGAGatcctatttttattttgtatttatcctgtgtCTGATAAATTATTATAAGAGccctgttttgttattttttattgcattattgtAATTGTGCATTGTGTAACCTACCGGCACCTTtctattataggggataatgtaccccaatAAGATGATTCCTACCATGAGGATAGGTAAAATTGGATCAAGATGGCACAGCTTTACTCATGCCTCAATGGTGAGCGACAAGTATTAGGGTTGGTAAACGATTTCTCCTAATACAGTTCATATTTAAGGGATGAGAGGTGCTTGAATACACGTGTGCAGTTATTTGTgttcagtaaatatatttttgctgtAAAACAGTGTGTTTAGTAGAACTATGGCTAGCGGGGTACAACTTTCTGCTATTTGGGAGTTTCAGGAGCATAAGAAATGCAGGTGGGGGGGTTACCAATGCATTTGTTCAACAAAAGCTCACCAATGCTGTATACTAGCCCTATATTGCGCTGACAGATTTTGATATGTCATTTACACTCCACATATATGCAGGTTAACTGCTTTAGcatttatttaaaccactgcacaTGACATGTTTCAAGCTATATATCACGGCCTTTCTAAAGTGATAcagcccaaaacatgttgtgtgcagtggtttaaataaatgCTAAAGCAGCTaacctgcgtgaaggtgctctccccTTATTCTGTAATATACCAAAGGGCCAGGCGGTGAGCCATTGGGGATCGATGCATCGTGTTTGTGAGCAGTAAGGATGAGTGTTTGAACACTCATATTTGGACTCCCCATATATGGATTGGAACTGGGTGCTGGTTCTTTGAATTCAGAACTCATTAGCGCAAATTACCTCCTCTTCTATGTACTGCTAAACGAGGCTTCTCTGTTATTTGGGGCGTTTCTTGACCAAATACTGCCGGAAGTGGTTGACCTGGTGCCCTGTGGTCCCCCCCTTCCCCGACTTGGGATGTGGAACTGTGCTTTGCAATAAAAGACCCAAATTACTGCTTATAACATGTAAATATGGCTCTTTAAGTgaccagaggcagctttttgccaccctagATAAAGCGCCGCCTGCGGCAAGATTTTGCAGGGCTGACTGCTATTGAGCTTAGCGCTTCCAGAATTCTGAACCAGAGAATAAGGATGCATTTAGTTTGTTTGGGGCATAAAATGTTTCCCTTTCTCCTCTTTACATGGCAAGAGGCCAATGATCCGATCATGGCGTGGGGCCTTTGGGCAGACAGGCAGGCCTGTCAGGGGGTTACCACTAGGGATGCTCCAAACCCAGTTTTCCTAGTTTTTTGGGTTCgaccaaacccccaaatccattcCAAGGGATTCGGCCTAATACCGaacggaatcctaattagcataagcgGTAAAAGTCAGCATGCGCAATCTGCTGAAAAAGgacgaatcctggccaaatacctaacccaatcctggattctgtgcatccctagttaccaCCTTTTTAAAACTAACATACCGGCCAGCAACGGAGGGGGGCAACAAAAGGGCGTGGCCCATGGCATCAAAGGGTGCTCTATACTTAAGAAAGGGGGCGTATCCCTCGAAACATTGTGTGTGGAGATCTCAATAAAATATAAGATTCCCAAGCATATTTGCTTACTATGTGTACCATCTGTCACACATTATATTTACGGTAAAATACCTGCCAGGTGGAAACCGTAGCCCCCACACgtgagccaataagctgccaattgGTCTGGGGGGGTACGGCCACCTTCAGTTCCAGTGCCAGACAGTGCAGTGCCCTCCCCACTTGGCATCACTGGGGCCTTGGGGCCAACATGCTTATCCTCCCTCCTATGTCCATTTTGCCCCATTTTGATGTATGTACTGTAAATAGTGTTtccatatatttgtatgtatgtttgtgtgtgtattttacatttacacatatttataaagttgtatgtatggttgtgtgtgtattttacatttatatatatttataaagttgagTGCACTTACATATATGCACCTCAGAGCCAGACATACAGCACAGTCTGCACTTTCTTTAAATAACCCGCTTGCCCTTTTCACCAAAGCGTAAAGGCCTGAGAGCCATTTTGCCGAATTCCCTAACCTGCCCTGTGCCACAGCTCCCCTCACTCAGTCCCAGAGCTGCTACAATGGCGCGCATCGTGACCGCGCATCGGGGCCGCGCCTGAGTTTGGGGTGGGCGGCTCTTCTTTGCCTCCTGTAGGCAGCCAGCGGCACCCGGTGTAGTGCTGCAACCGGCTATGTGCGCCCTGACAGCGGCCCCTGCCCACAGCCCGGCTCCCATTGTGCTTCCAGCATCCCCAGCCCAGGCAGCAGGGTCCCCGGTCTTCCAAGCGGAGGAGAGGATGCAGGGGGAAAAGGCAACCTGTTCTGTCGCAGTCGCAGCAGCCGCAGCTCAGAGGCGCAACCAGTGATCCGGCAGATGAGATCTCAAGGTGAACACACATTTTAGATTTGTCTTGTGCCTTCTCTCCTCatatccactgtatgtgtcaGCCATTGCCCATGTATGTGTCTGATAATGAGCATTAATGTGTGGGGAATGGGGGGAGGACACAGGGACAAGTGCCTTTGGTGTCATTGGCTTCATCCCTACAATGAATTCATAGAATCCTCAGCATATTAACTGGCACTATCCCACCCTGGGTCTGAAATATGTTTAATCAGCATTTTACATTACTTTCATTTTATCCTaaattcattttcagtttttgtttggttCATGCGAAAATTGTATTCAATTTTGATTGTATTTCCATGACCGTGACGTGTTCTTTGCGTGTAGCGTGTGCGAGCATTGCATGCTGTGACTCTCCCCTGTGCCCCGTCATTAAAGCCCTGTCTTTCTGTTAAAGAAGGTTAAAATGAATGAAGATCTGCAGGTTAATATAAGCCGGCCGCCTCCAGAGAATGTCACAGCTGCTGCCTCCCCGCTGCCTCCTGTGCTAGATTCCGAGCCCGAGCTGGTCGTGAACCCTTGGGATATAGTTCTATGTACATCAGGAACCCTCATCTCCTGTGAAAATGCCATCGTGGTGCTGATTATCTTCCATAACCCGAGCCTCCGAGCGCCCATGTTCCTGCTCATTGGCAGCCTGGCCCTGGCAGACCTCTTGGCAGGCGTTGGATTGATCGTCAATTTCATCTTTGCGTATCTCCTGCAATCGGAGGCTGCCAAACTTGTCACAGTTGGACTCATCGCTGCCTCTTTCTGTGCCTCCGTCTGCAGTTTGCTGGCTATTACAGTTGACCGTTACCTCTCTCTCTACTATGCTCTGACCTATAATTCAGAAAGGACAGTCACTTTCACCTACGTCATGCTCATCTTTCTTTGGGGAGCCTCGACGTGTGTTGGACTGCTGCCCATAATGGGCTGGAACTGTCTCGAGGATGAATCAACGTGCAGTGTTATTAGACCCCTGACTAAGAATAATGCGGCTGCCCTCTCCGTATCCTTCCTGCTCATGTTCGCCCTGATGTTGCAACTATACATTCAGATCTGTAAGATTGTTATGAGGCATGCCCATCAGATCGCCTTGCAGCACCACTTCTTGGCCACTTCCCACTACGTCACCACTCGGAAAGGAGTATCCACCCTGGCCATTATTTTGGGGACTTTTGCCGCCTGTTGGATGCCTTTTACCCTTTACTCCTTAATTGCAGACTATACGTACCCTTCCATATACACCTACGCCACTCTCCTGCCAGCTACGTACAACTCCATCATCAACCCCGTCATATACGCTTTTAGGAACCAGGAGATACAAAAAGCACTTTGGCTTATCTGCTGTGGTTGTGTCCCTTCTAGCGTGGCCCAGAGAGTGCGATCACCTAGTGACGTGTAATAAATGCCTTCATAGGAAGGATCATGGATGGGGGGCTTATCACCTGCAGTATTTATTtcgcaaaaaaaagggaaagaaaaggagAAATAATCCCTCCGTTTGATGTAAATGCACTTGGACTGGACATAATGGTGCCGAGATCCACCCATTTCATAAATGGAAGTTAGTTTTACCAATGTCGCGCAATAGTTATCATTCAAAAAGAGCTAACGTGGTAAATATGATTTTACAATGTAATTTACTCAGGTCTTGAAAAATTCTTAAATCGGTTTGATCCTGGATTTTTgttagtaaacatttttttaaaaaaaaaataattattgctGGAAAATATCAGAGATTAGTTTAAAGGGTCCTCATCCCATTTAAGAGGCTTATGGCTCTGGCGACATGGCTTGCGTTGCACGTGGTGTTGGTATCGCTGTTTTAATCTCCGATTTTTCCCACAGTCGGGAATAATTTATTTTAGATATGATTCAGTGATCACTCGTGTAAATGGAATTAAGACCATCCCAGTGTGTAACGCATATGCCATTGAGAGAAATCTGGGCATTTGTAGGGCCACAGGTGTCCCAATCTGAGGGGGTAGGTCttgactaggattcaaaataggtcctggcacagaggccctcaccagcccaataaatagtgactatggtatcttacagcagcccctctggcatttgccagaatccacaaattgccagtccagggTGGGGGGGTTGGAAATCCGGTAATTTGGATATATTTAACCAGCTCCATCCTAAAATCAGCCCTGTGCCTATGTACAGGTGGAGCAGCTTTACTGATGCATCAGTTGCTCATATCTCATTCATGTCAATGGCATAGCTGTGCGTGCCAGATGCATCAATCAaacctgctccatctgtatgggATTTTTTCCATCTTGGAAcacaaggaatagcacaaaacaATGAAGGGAAACTGTACCGACTCTATAAAAACATCCTTCATAATAGTTAATCCGTTCCAAAAAAACGTTGCCATGGTTGACCTGCTTTTTTGGATGGAATTTAAAATTCTGACATTTAAGGATTAAATCAGACCGAAGAAGTAATATTTGTAAATTGCTGAGTAGAATGTgccttttagatatttttttttttttattttt
This sequence is a window from Xenopus tropicalis strain Nigerian chromosome 2, UCB_Xtro_10.0, whole genome shotgun sequence. Protein-coding genes within it:
- the gpr12 gene encoding G-protein coupled receptor 12, translating into MNEDLQVNISRPPPENVTAAASPLPPVLDSEPELVVNPWDIVLCTSGTLISCENAIVVLIIFHNPSLRAPMFLLIGSLALADLLAGVGLIVNFIFAYLLQSEAAKLVTVGLIAASFCASVCSLLAITVDRYLSLYYALTYNSERTVTFTYVMLIFLWGASTCVGLLPIMGWNCLEDESTCSVIRPLTKNNAAALSVSFLLMFALMLQLYIQICKIVMRHAHQIALQHHFLATSHYVTTRKGVSTLAIILGTFAACWMPFTLYSLIADYTYPSIYTYATLLPATYNSIINPVIYAFRNQEIQKALWLICCGCVPSSVAQRVRSPSDV